The sequence AGTTTCGCGATATCTGGGCTGCTGCAGGTAGATAAGACACTTCATTTATAAATTGATCTCGTTTCCTGTCTAGCTGCAGAAACACGTatcatttaaatatgtatttaaacTCCCGATATTTACTCTCAATATGCTAATTAGTGATTAGCTAGCTAGGCCTCAGACGTTCTTCACGTGCCACCGTGTTCCTGAAGctcaataatacacactttGTTCAggtaacgagagagagagagagagagagtgtgtgtgtgtgtgtgtgtgtaggtgtaggtatACACACATCTGGTTTTAAAGATGTACACATCTGGCACAGGGATGAAGAAGAATTCTtttgcagctgtgtgtgtgtgtgtgtgtgtgtgtgtgtgtatatgcattttGTCTCCTTCAGAAGTGATGGATAAGACACTGAGCAGCAGTGCGCCGGTTGTCCAGGTGTGTTTCCCCAACGTGAGAGCACAGGTGCTGGACAACCTGAACCGTCAGCGAGAAGAAGGACGACTGTGTGATCTGTCCATCCAGGTTCAGGGTCAGGTGTTCAGGGCACATCGCTGTGTCCTGGCGGCTTCCTCGCCCTACTTTCATGACCAGGTatgtatccaaaaaaaaaatccccaaaacATCCATGGATTCatatagaattaaaaaaaatccctgagatACTCCAGTACATTACTCAACCTTCACATGTAAAACTAATCCAGTTCAAGTTTTTGAGAATTTATTTTCCCTGATAATCTTTACTAGagtatatatacaccgatcaggcataacattatgaccggaagtgaataagactgagtatctcctcatcatggcacctgttagtgggtgggatatattaggcagcaagtcaacattttgtcctcaaagttgatgttagaagcaggaaaaatggacaagtgtaaggatttgagcgagtttgaccaaaagggccaaactgtgatggttagaccactggatcagagcatctccaaaactgcagctcttgtggggtgttcctggtctgcagtggtcagtatctatcaaaagtatcatgtaagtcctttaagtatccatggaggccccaacttacaggacttaaaagatctgctgctaacatcttggtggcagatcccacagcacaccttcagggatctagtggagtccatgcctcgatgggtcagggctgttttgtcagcaaaatggggaccaacacaatattagccagttgatcataatgttatggctgattggtgtatattctTTACACTCTATGAAATTAACTTTGAATGAATTCATGAAATTTTAGTTCATTAAGAATCGAAAGCTTGGTgtcaaacccttgttggcaatcacagacgtcagacatttcttgtagttggccaccaggtttgcacacatctcacatctcaaggaattcgggcccactcctctttgcagatcctcttcaagtcattaaggttttgtggctgacccttcagctccctccacagattttctatgggattaaggtctggacactggctaggccactacaggaccttaatgtgcttctttttgaaccactcctttgtttccttggccgtgtgttttgggtcattgtcaggctggaatgtccatccacgacccattttcaatgccctggctgagggaaggaggttctcactcaagatttaacggtacatggctccgtccatcgtccctttgatgcagtgcagatgtcctgtcacctggggatggtgtacttggggtcataggcagcattcctcctcctccaaacacggcgagttgagttgatgccaaagagctggattctGGTCTCATTTGGCctcaacactttcacccagttctcctctgaatcattcagatgttcactggcaaacttcagatggtcctgtacatgtgcttgttctttagcagggggaccttgcgggcgctactggatttcagtctttcacggcgtagtgtgttaccagttgttttcttggtgactatggtcccagctgccttgagatcattgacaaaatcctccagtgtaattctgggctgattcctcgccgttctcatgatcattgaaactccatgaggtgagatcttgcatggagccccagaccgaggaagattgacagtccttttgtgtttcttccatttgggaataatcgcaccaactgttgtcaccttggcgatggtcttgtagctcattccagccttgtgtaggtctacaatcttgtccctgacatccatggacagctctttggtcttggccatgatggagagtttggaatctgattgattgcttccttctgtggacaggtgtctttcatacagttaaggagctgagattaagatcactccccgagagtgctcctactgtaatctcagctcattacctgtataaaagacacctgggagccagaaatctttctgactgatacgggatcaaatacttatttcactcaataaaatgcaaatcaatgtagaacttttctgaaatgtgtttttctggattttttgttgttattctgtctctcactgttcaaatacacctaccattaaaattacacactgatcatttctttgtcagtgggcaaacgtacaaaatcagcaggggatcaaatcatttttaccctcactgtatatgtggatttctgtaaattcaccatctttgttttcatttatacaAAACAATAATATGGTGTTGCCTGCAACCATGATTCACATTCCATCCTCAtctaaaatacatacatgaaGTGGGGTGAATCCTTATGCAGTCAAGCTTTTTGTTCACAAATGATGTTAAtgtttgtgtgaatgctgaTATTTCTATAGAAACCAGACACCAGTAAGCATTTTCTGAAGTGTGTATGAATCCAGAACGTtctctgtttgtgtatgttCCCTCAGGTTCTGCTAAAGAATGTGAGCACGGTGTCTCTGCCGTCTGTCATGGACCCGCTGGTCTTCGAGAGTGTCCTCAACTCCGCCTACACAGGCCAGCTGAGCATCGTGCGTGACGACATCGTCAACTATGTGACAGTGGCCAGCTTTCTGCAGATGTGGCACATCGTGGACAAGTGCACAGATATCCTCAAAAGATCAAGACCTTTGACCCAAGCCAGCCCAGGTGTAGAGTCTGGCAACTCCAGGCACCAAAGTCCCAGCAGCTCGGATTGCTGCCTGACCGAACCCGAGGAGCAGAAGAAGCCCCTCGCAGGAGAATGTGCCGCTCTTCCACCCCTGGCCACCTGGAGGAGGCCGCAGCAGGTGCCCCATCATGGTAAATGGGGCAAATCCAGGCTGTTTCTGCCCCCGCAGCACAGAGCCGATTCTCCCCCGGCGGGGGAAATGGAGCGGGCAAGTAGCCCAGAGGCTGCGAATGAGAAACGCAACTGGGTGCGCTCTCGCCTTCGCGAGAGCAGAGAGGTGGACGAGGAGGACAGAAGGCGAGGGGAGAGGTGGATGGAGGCAGATGAAGGTGTAGGGGAGGAATCAgagttggaggaggaggagcgacGGGCCGGTGAGTGGAGCGTCTGCATCACTGCTGTTTAACTTTAACTCCTGTCCACCAGGGGGagcttgcgctctctctctctcgctctctgtctttgtgctttctttctccctcaaAGCGGATCAGACATTTTCTGCaccgcgagagtgtgtgtgttcgttgttgtgtgtgtgttttcaccgTCTCTTCTGCTCTTCTCCTTCAGGAGGCTGTGGCTCAGGGGCAACTCTTAAAAAGGAGGGAGAGTCAGGGGGAGAGGGACAGGGTGCAGAGAGGGGCAAAGATCAGCAGGAAGGGTATCTGGCAGCAGCTCAGGACGCAGAGGAAGTGCTCGTTGCCACTCACTGTCCGATTTCCGGGCGCGCTCAGTGGCAGCCGGCAGCCGATTGGTCGACGGGTCCGTGCGCTCAGCCGGGAGGGAAGTTAATCGAGGACGCCGAGAAGGACGTAGAAGAAGTGGACTTTGGACGCTTCACAGAGGGAGGATTTGAGGGAGAGACGTATGACGAGATCGAGGATGGCACGGGACAAGTTTCCCAAAGGCCTTTGCTTCCCGTGTCTCCTGGCAACGCCGGGGGAATGGATTTTGTGCTAGGGCCTTCGGAGCTCCCGTGGACATCGGGCGCGCTCTCGTCCCCCTCCgtccctccttcctcctctcccGTGCCCTCCTCCTCGTCTCCGCCCTCCCTCGCGCCCTATGCTGGCAAAGTGCACTTCTGCCACTGCGGTAAAGCCTTCACGCTGAAGAGCATGCGAGACCGTCACGTCAAGATGCAGCACCTGAACCTGCGGCCCTTCGCCTGCCCCGTCTGTGCCAAGAGCTTCAAGATGAAGCACCACCTGACCAAGCACGTGAAGACGCACGGCGCTCTGAGGCCTTACGAGTGCAACGTCTGCGGCAAGAAGATCATCTGGAGGGACAGTTTCCTCAAACACCAAGCGCGCTGCCAACACCTCGCCAACAGGTCGGTCTGCGCAGACACCAACGGAGCGGAGTCGGATCAGGACAAGGTGGAGCTGGAGTACGAGGGTTACCCGGGTGAGGGACACGTAAAGATGGAGCAGGGAGAGCACGAGGAAGCTCCACTGGAGCATGTTCTGAAGGAGGAAGACGGAGGCAGCTACACTTGATGAGCAGATCATATCAACAAAGTGTTGGTACAGAATCCTGTAGATGTCGAGCGACATCCTCACGACTCCATCCACCACTGCAAGACCACATTATTTGTTCTTCTTCAAATTTCCATCACGATTTGATGTCTGCCTTGACTGGAGAAGATACAGTTCCTCAAGGAAACCATGATATTGTAGAATCACTGGTACTGCATGGTGATTACTCACACTTGCTTATCAGTATTATAATTTCACACTGGTTCAGAGACATAGCTCACAGCTTTCGGTACCTCAGTACCTTTCAGTACCTTTCTGTACCTTCGCATCTTTTTCAATCGCCAAATAACAGaagtagatttttttaatgaataatttattgtGCAGTCTAGGCTTTTCAGTTCACTCTGTGTGCAGCGTGCGGCATCAGGGTTTTTAAACAAAGCTGGAAAAGCGTCTGGAAATTTAAAATGATCACCAGAGCTGGAAAAGAATAAACAGTGTTCAGGAAAAAAGCTATCCATTGTATTTAGATGTTTCCTGAACTGATCTGGTTTAATGATTTACTTTTATATGAATTACTTTTAACTACATTTTACTAGTCAGTGTGCTTTATTTCAATTATGTGGGGTATCATTTCTGTGCTTTTTCACCGTGAAGTAAATATAACATGCAAACGGTCGCTTATTAAAccatttgattattattatgaaatgtgtgtgttccCTAATAAAGCTTATTCGCCccgcacaaaaataaaaaatcagtgtGGGCTTGACCACAGTCAAGGAAGTAAAACTGTCCAGTAACAGAACAGATGATGCAGAATTATCACTCAACTTCGAGTCAAAGCTAAATAAAGAGCCTTGTTAgggttttttattaaagaaaccaCTTTAAAATAGCCACTTTAAAAGAGACTTACTGAcctttacacattttatatagcAGCTCCTTTTTTTTGCAACAGCGTATGCTAATATGAGTTATCTCTCAAaaatctctcttctttttctttacaaTAAAACcgaaaaaatgatgaaatatgaATCTAGGCTCATTTAAAGTTTTCTAACTCTGGATATTAGTTGAAGCagtggaagccccgccccctccaGCCAGTGATCAGCTGCATGTCAAAGTAAATGAAGAATGTTTCGATGTGACGTAAGATCTATTGATGTATTGCTGACTTATAGCTCAcattaaatgtgtatatatttaacagCAGTCAGTTATATTTATTAGGAATTCCAACAACAATTGTTTTTGCAATATTTTTCTGAAAGGGGGGAAAAACTAACAGCATTTATTTAGGCACACAGTGTCATGCCCAAGACACTTTGAGGAAGGTGGCACATCCGTCCTCTCGCCTCCAActtcccctcacacacacttggtgAGATCACACTCCCTTGGTCAGACTTATTTCTCTTCAGGGTTTGTGTATCTCTGTAAACTTTGGTTATTAATGAAAtccaacacaatacacactcttgTCATTAGGATTGGACTCGTCTCTACTCAATAATAGATTTCAGGAAGACAAGTCCATGTCTCTCAGGAGTCTGTATCGTTGatggtctcattttttttttttttttctttaaagttgCTTAGACACCATTGAGTTTAGTAGTTCCATAATTCCATAAAGATTTAGCAGCGAGGATGAGCAAGTCTGCTAATAGGACATCTTTTttatcttgtttgttttttccagagCCATTTGGAAGTATATTAAAGTTTGCTGGAACACAGGGTACAGTTTTAAGAGTTTTAAAAATGAGTAAAGATGGCTACTCAAGCAAAGATGGCCAGTTTATGTGATTTAGGAACCCGGGTAGAACGACATACGGTACGCTGACGAGTGTAACTATATAATTGTTTAACatatcattttcttttaaagtgttgaattgaatattttacattttatataaagtCGACAGGATTGGAACAACCTGAAGAAACCCGAAACCGTGCATCAGTGTAAGAGTGATGGATTTTGGCTTTTAATATCTTTATATAATGGTGAAGGCTCTGTCTGTGTGGTGGAGTCTGGAATCTGTATGGAATTTGatgtaaatgtgtctctgaACCTCAGCACatggactcacacacacacacacacacacacacacacacacggttctcaTGCTACGAAGTATGACGCGGAGTGTAAATAAATACGTACGACAGAGACCAGAACTGACCTGATGTCACAGGTCGACTTCCATATCGCCCAGACGTATTTCTGGAATTTCCTTTGGTTCATCGTGTGTTAGATTCTATCAGTTTGGTTCAGGAGACAAACGAGACTCTGATGTGGCTGTATTTATTAACGACTTGTTGATAGATGACCTGTTGCTGAGAATAACAAAAATTCTGTGTCTGCTTGATTACATGACTGCTtgattacacactgaataaacatcaACACCTTTATACGGCAGTGTTTGTGGTTACTCGGTAACACATCAAGCTTCATTTTTTATGTTcaggagagagaataaagagaagctggtgagggaacgagtgtttatagctgctataatgtaagtgagaacCGGAACTAACTCGTATTGTGGATGTTCCATTAAACACGTAGTCTAAAATGGAATATATGTAGCTGTAAATTGAATAAACATGATGTGGTGTTCTTAATAGATGAAGTATTAACAGctttctgtggtataaaaggaataaaacatttcaatttttataaaaaaaaaaaaaaaattgactgcATCTGATCACATGCTGCTTTCTTGACTTTCgactttttgtgtttattaagtCTCGGATTATGAAAGGCTTTTGGGAAacactcacaaaacactttCGCATGTAGCACACGTCCATTAAGTTGTTTGTTATTTgataagatttattattatcaggAAGCCCACCCCCAGGTCAGCCACCCTGACCCTGATCTCTTATTGAAGTTTTATCAGGTTAATGGCAGTGAAAGAagtttctgtagtgtttctTCTCCTGATATTTCTGCAGTGCAGCGTTTGCAGTCTGCTTTGGTAATTTCTCATGAAATACTTGCAGATGGTGGTCATTTTGTGTCACCGGTTCCCCAGGCTAATGTCCCAGAGTATCACATGGATGTTGTCATGTTGGTAAATAAACACATCTGGTCTCAAGAGacctttatacttttttttttcttttccacttcAGTCGATTCTGGAAGCCGCATGACTACACAGATGTTATGTTTACCTTCAAATCGCTAAAGAGGAAAAAGGCGTCAGGGAATCGTAGCAAGATGTCAAACCAGCACCTTATTTAATAGATGATGTTTGGCAAGGATTTATGTTTCATCAGAAGCATGAAAAAGCCATATTTTCAGGACCTGTTAAGCCAAGAATAAACACTTTGACAACACGACTAATGTGAGAAATGATGCTAGTATGAGCAGGAAAACTAGGGTAAGGTAAGTTTGTATAAAGAAAACAAAGTCTTATCAAACACTTTCACAGAAGAGTAAAAATTGATCAGAATTAGAGGGACATTTCATTTAATCAGGGTGGGCATAAAAACGATAATAGAATGTGTTTCTTTGCAAATAAATCTGTTCATGGCGTATGAtgtaaaatgaatcagaaaatTTCCACTGTACAAACTTCACATGCTTAATTCTTTGGAAGTGTGCCTCTTCATTAAGCTAAGGTTTGACCTTGTCTGTGTCCTAGCACATAAAACTCATCTTTCTCAACTTTCCACTCATTTTCACtgcgttctggactaactggagcttgtttctgctcctactggaacatccagacagtaaggcattacaataatccaacctagaggtaacaaaagcatgaactagtttctctgcatcatgaagtgacatcatatttcttatctaaGCAATATttctaccctagtgatattatctacaggagcttcaaacgaaagaccagagtcattAATCACTAACTGCATACGATTTTAGTACAAGTACTGATAAAACACTACTGTACTAGTACTCTAGTTAGAGTTAACTAGAAGGTTCATGTTAATAAGCAGCTGCTGTCTAATGTTCTTTATATGTTCCCTAACTTCATTAACTTGGTGTCTGTCATCTGGCTTCACTGAAACATACaactgtgtgtcatcagcaatACCGTGTCATTGCAAATCACTTTATTCAGAGGTAGCACAGGAAAAAATCAAAGCAGCGAGCCTAAACGTCTTTCACTATGTAACTGGTAGACCTGCTCCAGCTTGAGAGACATGTTAGACAGTGACCTCTGGTGTTGGACAAGAGAATTCCTGAAGTCAGATAGGACCGGAATTTAGATTTTGCCATTTGTTTTACTTTGATTTCGATTTTGCTTTGATTTTACACAAATCAAATGCTGAATATTTGCAAAGAGTTAATTCTGTTGGCTTCTAAATCATTGAAGTTGgtggtttggtttgttttggcTTGTGTTTACCAGTTTACATTCTGATGTGGAGTTTTTAATATCAGTTGTTATCATAATGTCAGATAACAGAAAATCTGTCATTTAAAAAGAACCTGGATTTTAGTGAGATGGATTTTCTACAATATATCCTGATGACATCTTCTGCAGGTAAGGATCtatgtttgttttatattttagagATTTCACTGAGACTTTCATTGAACTTTTTTGTTCGGTATGGCACATTACTGTCTGATAACAGTCTATAGTGTGTAAAGAGAATTTTTAAGGCTACATAGAGGTTTGATTTCACTAAACTGGGTGGCATCATGTCTCTTTTACTGCTTTAAAGTGAGTTTCATATACAGACATTATGGTCTTTGTGGTCACTAGCATGTGAGTAGTATGTATTGCCATGGTAATGGTAAGACTACACATGTTTAAATCTGACCTCTAAAGGAGAACAAACTAATTCTGTGTCAGTAAATCATTCTCTTTGAATACACTCTTCCTGTATTGTTGAGTCattgcaaaaaaagaaaagaaaagaaaaaacgtaGATTATCGAAaacaatttaattaaatcaattaCTGTTAAAATATTAGCTGTAAAATTTAGCAATACTAAAAATCAGCATACAACACCCGCTAGATGGAGATATTTAACCTCATTTGTGAAATAAACATTACCGTAATGACCAGTAGAGCTACAGAGATCATATAAATCTAATGTATGAAAGATTCCAATTCCGACAAGTAAATGTTCGCAGAAGATGACAAAATGACTAAATGTTTGATTCTGACACTGCTGTTTGGAAGACTCGAGTGTAAATCCAGGAGAAGAACAgcaacaaataaagaaatgaacctAGCGATATTCCTTAATAGGAACATAGAGAGCGCAGTGAGGTGTAACTGAGATTTGCGTTAACAAGCCTGAATGAATCCCTTCCTCCCAGAATAGAGCAGAAAATTTACCAGATGTTCAACTTCTTTAGATAAACTCtctgaagagagacagacaaaaagaacaGACACTGTCCAAAATGCAGCTTAAGATAGAAATGTCAACATTTTGTAGAATTTAAATTGTATTGTTGGATCATAAGCAGCTTTATGTTAAATTTCTCTGTGTTAAATTGTTGAATTGATATATTCTCTATTCTCCCCCTTCCCTATAGAATAGATGTGATCCTGTTTACTCAACTGCCTTTAGAAAAGGGAAATAATATATAGAGCATataaaagaaagtaaataaataaaagttatacCATAGTCAGTATAGTTTACATGGATAATACAGTGTTTTATATTACATCTGAACAGATAAATGAAACTTGTTGCCAAGgctggagtcctgacctcaaccccagtgagcacctttaggatgaactggaacactgaccgAGGCTTCCTTACCCATCATCAGTGTCTGGTCATCAGTGTCATCAGTTTCTTCTCATAATAGTGGAGCTTGTTATAACAGGAAAGATTCCTCTTTCAAATGGGAATGAGATGCTTAACAAGCatatgtgggtgtgatggtcaggatgTTACTGGCATTAAAGTGGACACATACCATCTGCCTAAGCATTCTTGAACACCAAGTTcaccccttcatggcaacagtataACCTAAAGACATTGGcctttttcagcaggataatgtgacTTGCCACACTGCACagattgttcaggaatggtttgaggaacattttGGAATTGAAACAAGAGTTAAAGGTGTTGACCTTCAATGTCCACAGCCATCAGTACCATTGATcttctgtgggatgtgctggacaaacaaatgtGATCCATGGTGGCCCCATATCGCACCGTACAGGCTTTAAATGATCTGCTAATAATGTTtccacagcacactttcagtgGTCTGGTGGAGTCCATATTTCAGTTGGTCAGAACTGTTTTGGTGGAacaacctacacaatattagacacatggttttattgatttatctatttatctgatTGGTttggctgtttgtttgttttggggtttttttaacaTCAAGAAATGTAGTCAAATAGTACATGTATTATAATATATGTGCTAGTGACTTTCACTGACACTGATTATGACACATAATTTGATATTTAACCTGCAGCACTCACAGTGCCATGTAAAGTTCTGAAACCAGATGAAAATGGCGCATGGAGACTATGACTAAGAGAGAGCAGTGATGTGTAAGTGAGATTTGCATGAACAGGGCATAACAGTTCCAGTTCTCCCAGAATAGAACAGAAATTTCACCAGATGTTCACCTTCATTGCCTTCAGTCAAACTCACTgaagcacaacacacagcactgaatctACAGCTAATCCCATTCTGTCAATCACGATTGACTCTAATAATAGAACAGAAAGTTTTTAAActcagctttatttcagcagaACTACAGGAAGATCAACAGGACAGTGAACAGAGTAAAGACAGAAATGTCAGCATTGTGTAGAGCTCTATGTTAAACATGATCTTTAGATCCACTAGTCATCACACTGACTCTTTCTGAAGATGACTGGATGATTGATGTTATCATGTGAGACTGTACAGATAAACTCCTCCCCCTTTTCCCAGAGGTCTTTGCTAAGGGTCAGGGTGCTGCTGCATGTGAAACCGTCCTTCTTCTCTATTTCAGCGCTGGTCAGAACCCCATCCTTCACCTCTGAGCCGTCTACTGTCCAGCTCACCAGTGCCCCCTGTGGAGAGTAGCCAGACAGCAGGCAGAGCAGTGAGGCCGATCCCTCACACTCTTGTACAGGAGACGGAGGGAGCAGAGACACGGATGGTTTTACTGTGGGACCAGCTGGAGaggagacacaaaaacacatcatacgTGTGATTCTCACATAAATTGATCAATTCCAAACTATTAGAGACTATTTCACTCGCTGAGTCTCACTCAATGCTTTATCATTAAACATGTCAGTTTCAGTGCATAGACATACATCTAAGCTTCAAATTAGAAAGAATTGCACTGAAGAAACATCAGTACATTTCATTTTACCTTTATTTATGAATAACGAGAGATGGTGTAAACCATCATCTGCATGACAGTGATATGATTTAACCAAAATCCACCTTCTTTCTGATTTAGTGCTCATAGAGACCTCAAACACAAACCTATAAAATCCGTCCTCAGAGTTAAACACCTGAATTGCTTCATTGTCcaataataaaacactagaattacacaataataaaatgCTACAATCACATACCTCACTGTAATTTATCTGgagaaaatgcttttttttcatACTAAGTTTTATTACTTTATAGCCCAACCTTTTAGCAAATTTAACTGCAGCAAATGTAAACatagaaatattaataaaatcaaTTATACTTATAACTAATGCACTTATAAGTAATCTATTTAAGAATGTTCAGTAATGTAATTAGTAAAAAAACGAAATGAATTTTGTATTCATAAAAACACACTTACTTTTTATGATGAGTTTGG comes from Hemibagrus wyckioides isolate EC202008001 linkage group LG14, SWU_Hwy_1.0, whole genome shotgun sequence and encodes:
- the zbtb22a gene encoding zinc finger and BTB domain-containing protein 22, translated to MDKTLSSSAPVVQVCFPNVRAQVLDNLNRQREEGRLCDLSIQVQGQVFRAHRCVLAASSPYFHDQVLLKNVSTVSLPSVMDPLVFESVLNSAYTGQLSIVRDDIVNYVTVASFLQMWHIVDKCTDILKRSRPLTQASPGVESGNSRHQSPSSSDCCLTEPEEQKKPLAGECAALPPLATWRRPQQVPHHGKWGKSRLFLPPQHRADSPPAGEMERASSPEAANEKRNWVRSRLRESREVDEEDRRRGERWMEADEGVGEESELEEEERRAGGCGSGATLKKEGESGGEGQGAERGKDQQEGYLAAAQDAEEVLVATHCPISGRAQWQPAADWSTGPCAQPGGKLIEDAEKDVEEVDFGRFTEGGFEGETYDEIEDGTGQVSQRPLLPVSPGNAGGMDFVLGPSELPWTSGALSSPSVPPSSSPVPSSSSPPSLAPYAGKVHFCHCGKAFTLKSMRDRHVKMQHLNLRPFACPVCAKSFKMKHHLTKHVKTHGALRPYECNVCGKKIIWRDSFLKHQARCQHLANRSVCADTNGAESDQDKVELEYEGYPGEGHVKMEQGEHEEAPLEHVLKEEDGGSYT